A single Candidatus Woesearchaeota archaeon DNA region contains:
- a CDS encoding glycosyltransferase, which yields MKKIFIFGKDGIGWSIDKDREHLIDGIQNTKGCTLTQNIFSSNIIIFVWWSLLDNFRFKYFKFLFKNKIIVATATNNLSSYENKLKKVLSYVNYWICANEKQKKTLIELGINKSRILYNPFYVDETTFRDLKLSRKDICKQVDIDYKLIKDKFLIGSFQRDSLGSDLRKPKWQKGPELLVQILKGLETKDITLVLAGPRRHYLINQCKKNKIPYIFVGDESRILNNVDDLMVNNLSLEKINLLYNLIDMYLVTSKSEGGPKAVIESALTNTSILSTDVGFAKEMLNKYSICKDVSEFIVKLNRVKEDGEKKENLYIKNYDKVSKTNNYDSFKKRIKKIVEVVSK from the coding sequence ATGAAGAAGATTTTTATTTTTGGTAAAGATGGTATAGGTTGGTCAATAGATAAAGATAGAGAACATCTAATTGATGGAATACAAAATACTAAAGGTTGTACATTAACTCAAAATATTTTTTCCTCAAATATAATTATATTCGTATGGTGGAGTTTGTTAGACAATTTTAGATTCAAATATTTTAAATTTTTATTCAAAAATAAAATAATCGTAGCAACAGCTACTAATAATCTGTCTTCTTATGAAAACAAATTGAAAAAAGTTTTAAGTTATGTAAATTATTGGATTTGTGCTAATGAAAAACAGAAGAAAACTCTAATTGAATTAGGTATTAATAAAAGTAGGATTCTATACAATCCATTCTATGTTGATGAAACAACTTTCAGAGATTTGAAGTTATCTAGAAAAGATATTTGTAAACAAGTTGATATTGATTACAAATTAATTAAAGATAAGTTCTTGATTGGTTCTTTTCAAAGAGATAGTCTAGGGTCTGACTTAAGGAAACCAAAATGGCAAAAAGGTCCAGAACTATTAGTTCAAATTTTAAAAGGTTTAGAAACAAAGGATATTACTTTAGTTCTTGCAGGTCCGAGAAGGCATTATTTAATTAATCAATGTAAAAAAAATAAAATACCATATATTTTTGTTGGTGATGAATCTAGAATCTTAAATAATGTTGATGATTTAATGGTAAATAACTTATCTTTAGAAAAAATAAATTTACTCTATAACTTAATTGATATGTATCTGGTAACATCAAAGTCAGAAGGTGGTCCTAAAGCTGTTATTGAATCTGCTTTGACTAATACGTCAATATTATCAACTGATGTAGGTTTTGCGAAAGAGATGCTTAATAAGTATAGTATTTGTAAAGATGTGTCAGAGTTTATAGTAAAACTAAATAGAGTAAAGGAAGACGGGGAAAAAAAAGAGAATTTATATATAAAAAATTATGATAAAGTCTCAAAAACTAATAACTATGATTCTTTCAAGAAGAGAATTAAGAAAATTGTAGAGGTAGTGTCTAAATGA